A region from the Aegilops tauschii subsp. strangulata cultivar AL8/78 chromosome 5, Aet v6.0, whole genome shotgun sequence genome encodes:
- the LOC109781159 gene encoding polygalacturonase ADPG2: MASFMAAALLVLLLLSSSRMSGASPLPAETQQNVFVVDNYGARGDGKHDDVQPLAKAWNAACSSSRPAVLLVPEDKTYLLSSVTLSGPCKSSVVFMVKGTLAAPRSRSAWSQNDRSRWILIQGVNGLTVSGGGTINGNGDVWWTNSCKVNKALPCTKAPTALTFHQCNNLQVENLKLVNSQQIHLSVEDCSAVQLARLSITAPGTSPNTDGIHITRSKDVQVKDCVIKTGDDCISIENGAHNLDVSKVVCGPGHGISVGSLGDDNSRAEVSGITIDSVQLYGTTNGARIKTWQGGSGYAKGITFQNMIMDNVQNPIIIDQSYCDSAKPCNRGHGSAVEVSNVIFKNIRGTTVSKDAIKLSCSNTISCSGIVLENIDLKMEGGKGDTESTCQNAKWQKSGTVIPQPCQFQN; the protein is encoded by the coding sequence ATGGCGTCGTTCATGGCGGCTGCACTGCTCGTGTTGCTCTTGCTATCCAGTTCACGCATGAGCGGCGCCAGCCCGTTGCCGGCCGAGACTCAGCAGAATGTGTTCGTCGTCGACAACTACGGTGCCCGTGGCGACGGGAAGCACGACGACGTGCAGCCGCTGGCCAAGGCGTGGAACGCGGCGTGTTCCTCCTCCCGGCCGGCCGTGCTGCTCGTTCCCGAGGACAAGACCTACCTGCTCAGCTCCGTCACCCTGTCTGGCCCATGCAAGTCCAGCGTCGTCTTCATGGTCAAAGGGACGCTGGCGGCTCCTCGGAGCAGGTCGGCGTGGAGCCAGAACGACAGAAGTCGCTGGATCCTGATCCAAGGCGTCAACGGACTCACCGTCTCCGGCGGCGGCACGATCAATGGCAACGGCGACGTCTGGTGGACGAACTCATGCAAGGTCAACAAGGCTCTGCCGTGCACCAAGGCGCCGACGGCTCTGACGTTTCACCAGTGCAACAATCTGCAGGTGGAGAACCTTAAACTTGTAAACAGCCAGCAGATCCATCTCTCTGTTGAGGACTGCAGCGCCGTGCAGTTGGCCCGCCTGTCCATCACGGCGCCCGGCACCAGCCCCAACACCGACGGCATCCACATCACCCGCAGCAAAGATGTGCAAGTCAAAGATTGCGTCATCAAGACCGGGGACGACTGCATCTCCATCGAGAATGGAGCCCACAATCTTGATGTCAGCAAAGTTGTTTGTGGTCCAGGGCATGGAATCAGTGTTGGGAGCTTAGGAGACGACAACTCCAGAGCCGAGGTCTCTGGCATCACAATCGACTCGGTGCAATTATACGGCACCACCAATGGTGCCCGGATCAAGACATGGCAGGGAGGGAGCGGGTACGCCAAGGGCATCACGTTCCAGAACATGATCATGGACAACGTGCAAAACCCCATAATCATTGACCAGAGCTACTGCGACTCCGCCAAGCCATGCAATAGAGGTCATGGATCTGCGGTGGAGGTCAGCAATGTCATCTTCAAGAACATTAGAGGGACAACCGTCTCCAAGGATGCCATCAAGCTTAGCTGCAGCAATACCATCTCATGCTCTGGTATTGTCTTGGAGAATATCGACCTGAAAATGGAGGGCGGCAAGGGTGACACAGAAAGCACTTGCCAGAATGCAAAATGGCAAAAATCAGGAACCGTTATTCCACAACCCTGCCAATTCCAAAACTAG
- the LOC109781160 gene encoding polygalacturonase, whose amino-acid sequence MASTTTRLVCAPLLMLLLLSVSTANSVQETGSSLKSSTQKNVFVLDNYGARGDGKHDDTQALARAWNAACSSSRPAVLLVPKGKTYLLKAITLSGPCRSSIVFKVKGTLIAPPSMSAWTDNDRRRWIFLQRITGLTVNGGGTINGNGEIWWNNSCKTNKALPCKGAPTALTFHLCNNLKVENLKLVNSQQIHVSVQDCSNVHLARLSITAPGTSPNTDGIHITHSKYVQVRDCLVKTGDDCISIENGTHDLHVTKVVCGPGHGISIGSLGDGNSRAEVSRIYIDTVRLYGTTNGARIKTWQGGSGYAKDIVFQNMIMDNVQNPIIIDQNYCDSAKPCKGQNSAVEVRNVAFKNIQGTTISKDAIKLSCSKNLPCSGIALENIDLKLEGGKGDTESTCQNAKWRKSGNVIPLPCKGKN is encoded by the coding sequence CTCTCTGTGTCCACGGCCAACTCAGTCCAAGAGACCGGCAGCTCACTCAAAAGCTCCACCCAGAAGAATGTGTTCGTCCTCGACAACTACGGCGCCCGTGGTGACGGAAAGCACGACGACACGCAGGCGCTGGCCAGGGCGTGGAACGCGGCGTGTTCCTCGTCCCGGCCGGCCGTGCTGCTCGTCCCCAAGGGCAAGACCTACCTGCTCAAGGCCATCACCCTCTCTGGCCCGTGCAGATCCAGCATCGTCTTCAAGGTGAAGGGCACGCTCATCGCTCCTCCGAGCATGTCGGCGTGGACCGACAACGATAGGAGGCGCTGGATCTTCCTCCAGCGCATCACCGGCCTCACCGTCAATGGTGGCGGCACCATCAACGGCAACGGTGAGATCTGGTGGAACAACTCGTGCAAGACCAACAAGGCTCTGCCGTGCAAGGGGGCTCCGACGGCCTTGACGTTTCACCTCTGCAATAATCTAAAGGTGGAGAACCTGAAACTTGTAAACAGCCAGCAAATCCATGTGTCTGTTCAGGACTGCAGCAACGTGCACTTGGCCCGGCTGTCCATCACCGCGCCTGGCACCAGCCCAAACACCGACGGCATCCACATCACCCACAGCAAATATGTGCAGGTCAGAGATTGTCTCGTCAAGACCGGTGATGACTGCATATCCATCGAGAATGGGACTCACGATCTTCATGTCACAAAAGTTGTTTGTGGCCCGGGACATGGCATCAGCATTGGAAGCTTAGGAGATGGTAACTCCAGAGCCGAGGTATCCCGTATTTACATTGACACCGTACGATTGTATGGCACGACCAACGGAGCCCGGATCAAGACATGGCAGGGAGGGAGTGGATATGCTAAGGATATCGTATTCCAGAATATGATCATGGATAATGTGCAAAATCCAATTATCATTGACCAAAACTATTGTGACTCCGCCAAGCCATGCAAGGGCCAGAACTCAGCGGTAGAGGTACGGAATGTGGCGTTCAAGAATATTCAAGGGACCACCATTTCCAAGGATGCCATCAAGCTGAGTTGTAGCAAGAATCTCCCGTGTTCTGGCATTGCCTTAGAGAACATCGACCTTAAATTGGAGGGTGGGAAGGGTGACACCGAGAGTACCTGCCAGAACGCAAAATGGAGGAAGTCAGGAAATGTTATTCCTCTACCATGTAAAGGAAAAAATTAA